The Triticum aestivum cultivar Chinese Spring chromosome 7B, IWGSC CS RefSeq v2.1, whole genome shotgun sequence genome window below encodes:
- the LOC123163034 gene encoding disease resistance protein RGA2 isoform X2: MAESLLFPLVRGVASKATNALVQTVTRMCGLDDDRQTLEHHLLAVECKLVNAEEMSQTNGYVKSWMEKLKAVAYEADDVLDEFEYEALRRKSQIGNSTSCKVLGYVTCCSLLLFRFAMSKKLEAVLGKIKELVEEMNTFGLENSGSREYQQHPWRQTHSKLDESTKIFGRGDDKEGVVKLLLDQQDQRMVQVLPIFGMGGLGKTTLAKMVYNDQEVKQHFELKMWHCVSENFDVIAIVKSIIELATNERCDLPDNIELLQKKLDEVTGQKRFLLVLDDVWNEEKRMWDDELKPILCSVGLPGSVIVVTCRSKQVASIMATIKPHELAFLSEEDSWELFSNKAFSDGVEEQLELHTIGRRIVNKCEGLPLALKTMGGLLSSKKQVDEWKAIEESNIGANVGGKYEVMPILKLSYKHLSYEMKQCFAFCALFRKDYEMEKGMLIQLWMANGFIQEDGTMDLTQKGEFIFHELVWRSFLQNTKEVLSSAYSVSSKYETVVFKMHDLMHDLARDVSNECATIRELIKQKALVKNVRHLQMSRVKLEKICGLFDGRTSVRTLLAPSRIQHRFLHQDIKRLPYLLPFVSLRALRWQSVRVSFNVENAKHLRFPKT, encoded by the exons ATGGCAGAATCACTGCTTTTCCCTTTGGTGCGTGGCGTGGCCAGCAAGGCCACAAACGCCCTCGTCCAGACCGTGACCCGCATGTGTGGCCTCGATGACGACCGCCAAACGCTGGAGCACCATCTGCTAGCCGTGGAGTGTAAGCTGGTCAACGCGGAGGAAATGAGCCAAACAAATGGCTACGTCAAGAGCTGGATGGAGAAGCTCAAGGCCGTCGCCTACGAGGCCGACGACGTCCTCGACGAATTTGAGTACGAGGCGCTGCGCCGCAAATCCCAGATCGGCAACTCCACTTCCTGCAAGGTACTTGGCTATGTCACGTGCTGCAGCCTGCTGCTCTTCCGTTTTGCCATGAGCAAGAAGCTCGAGGCAGTCCTCGGTAAGATCAAGGAGCTGGTTGAGGAGATGAACACGTTTGGCCTTGAGAATTCTGGGAGTCGGGAGTACCAGCAACATCCTTGGCGGCAGACGCACTCCAAACTGGATGAATCTACAAAAATATTTGGAAGAGGTGATGACAAGGAGGGAGTGGTGAAGTTGCTGCTAGACCAGCAAGATCAGAGGATGGTGCAGGTGCTGCCCATCTTTGGCATGGGAGGTCTTGGCAAGACAACACTTGCTAAGATGGTGTACAATGACCAAGAGGTCAAGCAACATTTCGAGTTGAAGATGTGGCACTGCGTGTCAGAGAATTTTGATGTTATTGCTATTGTGAAATCCATCATTGAATTAGCTACAAATGAAAGATGTGACCTGCCCGACAATATTGAACTATTGCAGAAGAAACTTGATGAAGTCACTGGCCAAAAGAGATTTTTACTTGTTCTCGATGATGTATGGAATGAAGAAAAGAGGATGTGGGATGATGAATTGAAGCCAATACTTTGTTCTGTTGGCTTACCAGGAAGTGTTATAGTGGTCACATGCCGAAGCAAGCAAGTGGCATCTATAATGGCCACCATTAAGCCCCATGAGCTAGCATTTCTGAGTGAAGAAGATTCGTGGGAACTGTTTTCGAACAAAGCATTTAGTGATGGTGTAGAGGAGCAACTAGAGTTACACACCATTGGAAGACGTATTGTCAATAAATGCGAGGGGTTGCCTCTTGCTCTGAAGACAATGGGTGGATTGTTGAGCTCAAAGAAACAAGTAGATGAATGGAAAGCCATAGAAGAAAGTAACATTGGTGCTAATGTTGGAGGTAAATATGAGGTCATGCCTATACTAAAGTTAAGCTACAAACACCTGTCATATGAAATGAAGCAATGTTTTGCATTTTGTGCACTTTTTCGCAAGGATTATGAGATGGAGAAGGGTATGTTGATCCAACTATGGATGGCAAATGGCTTCATTCAAGAAGATGGAACAATGGATTTAACACAGAAAGGAGAATTCATTTTCCATGAGTTGGTTTGGAGGTCCTTCCTGCAAAATACAAAAGAAGTACTCAGCAGTGCTTATTCTGTTAGCTCAAAATATGAGACGGTAGTATTTAAAATGCATGACTTAATGCATGACTTAGCCAGAGATGTTAGCAATGAATGTGCCACCATAAGAGAATTAATTAAACAGAAAGCATTGGTAAAAAATGTCCGTCACCTTCAAATGTCAAGGGTTAAACTGGAAAAGATCTGTGGGTTGTTTGATGGCAGAACATCTGTccgcactttgttagctccttcAAGGATACAACATCGTTTTTTACACCAGGATATTAAACGACTTCCATATTTATTGCCATTTGTATCATTACGAGCATTGCGATGGCAGAGTGTTCGCGTCAGTTTCAATGTTGAAAATGCAAAACATTTACG TTTCCCGAAGACATGA
- the LOC123163034 gene encoding disease resistance protein RGA2 isoform X1 — protein MAESLLFPLVRGVASKATNALVQTVTRMCGLDDDRQTLEHHLLAVECKLVNAEEMSQTNGYVKSWMEKLKAVAYEADDVLDEFEYEALRRKSQIGNSTSCKVLGYVTCCSLLLFRFAMSKKLEAVLGKIKELVEEMNTFGLENSGSREYQQHPWRQTHSKLDESTKIFGRGDDKEGVVKLLLDQQDQRMVQVLPIFGMGGLGKTTLAKMVYNDQEVKQHFELKMWHCVSENFDVIAIVKSIIELATNERCDLPDNIELLQKKLDEVTGQKRFLLVLDDVWNEEKRMWDDELKPILCSVGLPGSVIVVTCRSKQVASIMATIKPHELAFLSEEDSWELFSNKAFSDGVEEQLELHTIGRRIVNKCEGLPLALKTMGGLLSSKKQVDEWKAIEESNIGANVGGKYEVMPILKLSYKHLSYEMKQCFAFCALFRKDYEMEKGMLIQLWMANGFIQEDGTMDLTQKGEFIFHELVWRSFLQNTKEVLSSAYSVSSKYETVVFKMHDLMHDLARDVSNECATIRELIKQKALVKNVRHLQMSRVKLEKICGLFDGRTSVRTLLAPSRIQHRFLHQDIKRLPYLLPFVSLRALRWQSVRVSFNVENAKHLRYLDLSTSHVNVRLLHSVCLLYNLQTLRLNRCSGLRQFPEDMMISLRKLLHLYLLGCHELERMPRNIGQLNNLRTLTTFVVDTRDGYGIEELKDLQQLRGRLELYNLRKIKSAGHAKEANLQQKQNLSELLFSWGLKKYDKPENEACNEEEVFQHLEPHSKIQILELYGYGGPEIPRWMRDPQMFQCLRKLIIANWTRCKSLPVVWLSPSLEYLHLDNMDKLKTLCDNLCIEGGGRSTPLQIFPKLKVMVLEELPSLEGWAENNEGVAIDSSVIFPMLEKLEINRCPKVASFPLSPVLKDLSLAEFPAREMKCLRDIPMLPTSLEILWIQCFGGLVVLPSNLGDLAKLSYLLVHSCSNLKGLPDGMDGLTSLRRLWITHCPAIEVFPNGLLQRLPALDRLHIQGCPELERRCREGGEYFNQLVPRKSGLRTGAPEAEAESTIIAPEAGTSRKKFLRSLLCSLEVR, from the coding sequence ATGGCAGAATCACTGCTTTTCCCTTTGGTGCGTGGCGTGGCCAGCAAGGCCACAAACGCCCTCGTCCAGACCGTGACCCGCATGTGTGGCCTCGATGACGACCGCCAAACGCTGGAGCACCATCTGCTAGCCGTGGAGTGTAAGCTGGTCAACGCGGAGGAAATGAGCCAAACAAATGGCTACGTCAAGAGCTGGATGGAGAAGCTCAAGGCCGTCGCCTACGAGGCCGACGACGTCCTCGACGAATTTGAGTACGAGGCGCTGCGCCGCAAATCCCAGATCGGCAACTCCACTTCCTGCAAGGTACTTGGCTATGTCACGTGCTGCAGCCTGCTGCTCTTCCGTTTTGCCATGAGCAAGAAGCTCGAGGCAGTCCTCGGTAAGATCAAGGAGCTGGTTGAGGAGATGAACACGTTTGGCCTTGAGAATTCTGGGAGTCGGGAGTACCAGCAACATCCTTGGCGGCAGACGCACTCCAAACTGGATGAATCTACAAAAATATTTGGAAGAGGTGATGACAAGGAGGGAGTGGTGAAGTTGCTGCTAGACCAGCAAGATCAGAGGATGGTGCAGGTGCTGCCCATCTTTGGCATGGGAGGTCTTGGCAAGACAACACTTGCTAAGATGGTGTACAATGACCAAGAGGTCAAGCAACATTTCGAGTTGAAGATGTGGCACTGCGTGTCAGAGAATTTTGATGTTATTGCTATTGTGAAATCCATCATTGAATTAGCTACAAATGAAAGATGTGACCTGCCCGACAATATTGAACTATTGCAGAAGAAACTTGATGAAGTCACTGGCCAAAAGAGATTTTTACTTGTTCTCGATGATGTATGGAATGAAGAAAAGAGGATGTGGGATGATGAATTGAAGCCAATACTTTGTTCTGTTGGCTTACCAGGAAGTGTTATAGTGGTCACATGCCGAAGCAAGCAAGTGGCATCTATAATGGCCACCATTAAGCCCCATGAGCTAGCATTTCTGAGTGAAGAAGATTCGTGGGAACTGTTTTCGAACAAAGCATTTAGTGATGGTGTAGAGGAGCAACTAGAGTTACACACCATTGGAAGACGTATTGTCAATAAATGCGAGGGGTTGCCTCTTGCTCTGAAGACAATGGGTGGATTGTTGAGCTCAAAGAAACAAGTAGATGAATGGAAAGCCATAGAAGAAAGTAACATTGGTGCTAATGTTGGAGGTAAATATGAGGTCATGCCTATACTAAAGTTAAGCTACAAACACCTGTCATATGAAATGAAGCAATGTTTTGCATTTTGTGCACTTTTTCGCAAGGATTATGAGATGGAGAAGGGTATGTTGATCCAACTATGGATGGCAAATGGCTTCATTCAAGAAGATGGAACAATGGATTTAACACAGAAAGGAGAATTCATTTTCCATGAGTTGGTTTGGAGGTCCTTCCTGCAAAATACAAAAGAAGTACTCAGCAGTGCTTATTCTGTTAGCTCAAAATATGAGACGGTAGTATTTAAAATGCATGACTTAATGCATGACTTAGCCAGAGATGTTAGCAATGAATGTGCCACCATAAGAGAATTAATTAAACAGAAAGCATTGGTAAAAAATGTCCGTCACCTTCAAATGTCAAGGGTTAAACTGGAAAAGATCTGTGGGTTGTTTGATGGCAGAACATCTGTccgcactttgttagctccttcAAGGATACAACATCGTTTTTTACACCAGGATATTAAACGACTTCCATATTTATTGCCATTTGTATCATTACGAGCATTGCGATGGCAGAGTGTTCGCGTCAGTTTCAATGTTGAAAATGCAAAACATTTACGGTATCTTGACCTCTCCACTTCTCACGTCAATGTTAGATTGCTACATTCAGTATGCCTATTGTATAACCTCCAAACATTGAGGCTCAATCGTTGCTCTGGACTACGACAGTTTCCCGAAGACATGATGATAAGCCTGAGAAAGCTATTACATCTTTATCTTCTTGGATGTCATGAGTTGGAGCGGATGCCTCGAAACATCGGTCAGCTGAACAACCTTCGGACACTAACAACATTTGTTGTGGATACTAGAGATGGTTATGGCATTGAGGAGCTCAAAGACTTGCAACAGCTTCGCGGCAGGTTGGAACTGTACAACTTGAGAAAAATAAAGAGTGCAGGGCATGCAAAAGAAGCCAATCTCCAGCAGAAGCAAAATCTGAGTGAGTTATTGTTCTCTTGGGGTCTTAAAAAATATGACAAGCCCGAAAATGAGGCATGTAATGAGGAAGAAGTGTTCCAGCATCTAGAACCTCATAGCAAGATCCAAATTTTGGAATTGTATGGATATGGTGGCCCAGAAATACCACGATGGATGAGAGACCCTCAGATGTTTCAGTGCTTAAGAAAACTCATTATTGCCAACTGGACAAGGTGTAAGAGTTTACCTGTAGTATGGCTCTCACCCTCACTGGAGTACTTACACTTGGACAACATGGATAAACTGAAGACATTGTGTGATAACCTTTGCATAGAAGGTGGAGGACGCAGTACTCCTCTACAAATTTTCCCAAAGTTGAAGGTGATGGTCTTGGAAGAGCTACCTAGTCTAGAGGGATGGGCAGAAAACAATGAGGGTGTGGCCATTGATAGCTCAGTAATATTCCCTATGCTTGAGAAGCTAGAAATCAACCGCTGCCCTAAGGTTGCAAGTTTTCCACTGAGCCCCGTTCTCAAAGACCTGAGTTTAGCAGAATTCCCGGCACGGGAGATGAAGTGTTTAAGGGATATTCCAATGTTGCCTACATCCCTTGAAATTTTGTGGATTCAATGCTTCGGAGGTTTGGTGGTGCTGCCGTCAAACCTAGGAGATCTGGCAAAGCTGAGCTACCTACTGGTGCATAGCTGCAGCAACCTGAAAGGGTTGCCTGATGGGATGGATGGCCTCACTTCTCTTCGGCGATTATGGATAACTCATTGTCCAGCAATAGAAGTATTCCCGAATGGTCTCCTTCAGCGTTTACCAGCCCTTGACCGCCTACACATACAAGGCTGCCCCGAGTTGGAAAGACGATGCAGAGAAGGTGGGGAGTATTTCAACCAGCTGGTCCCACGTAAATCAGGATTAAGAACTGGAGCTCCAGAAGCAGAAGCAGAATCCACAATTATAGCACCAGAAGCTGGAACCAGCAGAAAGAAGTTTCTAAGAAGTCTCTTGTGCTCACTCGAAGTCCGATGA